From Serinicoccus profundi, the proteins below share one genomic window:
- the trpS gene encoding tryptophan--tRNA ligase, which translates to MTSEPLQTDTRERDAIDALSDSTSEASLRRSVERSEQIWDDLAEHPDRYRMLTGDRPTGHLHLGHYFGSLRNRVALQDQGVDTWVLIADYQVITDRDTVDSIQERVFSLLTDYLAVGIDPARTTIFAHSQVPSLNQLVLPFLSLVTDSELRRNPTVKAEQEATGGRPMTGLMLTYPVHQAADILFCKANVVPVGKDQLPHLEQTRVVARRFDERYGRAGEGTTPVFPAPDALLSEVPNLLGTDGQKMSKSRGNVIELRMSADETARAIKKAVTDADRHITYDPTGRPEVSNLVLLASLTTGRDPEAIAEEIGDGGSGTLKRVVTEAVNEHLAPVRARRAELEADPAELRRVLAEGNAHANEVAEATLDEVREAMQMVYA; encoded by the coding sequence GCAGACCGACACCCGCGAGCGCGACGCCATCGACGCGCTCTCCGACTCCACCTCCGAGGCCTCGCTGCGCCGCAGCGTGGAGCGCAGCGAGCAGATCTGGGACGACCTCGCGGAGCACCCGGACCGCTACCGCATGCTCACCGGCGACCGACCGACCGGCCACCTGCACCTCGGGCACTACTTCGGCAGCCTGCGCAACAGGGTCGCGCTGCAGGACCAGGGGGTGGACACCTGGGTGCTCATCGCCGACTACCAGGTCATCACCGACCGGGACACCGTCGACTCCATCCAGGAGCGGGTCTTCTCCCTGCTCACCGACTACCTCGCCGTCGGTATCGACCCGGCCCGCACCACGATCTTCGCCCACTCCCAGGTGCCGTCCCTCAACCAGCTGGTGCTGCCCTTCCTCTCCCTCGTCACCGACTCCGAGCTGCGCCGCAACCCCACGGTCAAGGCCGAGCAGGAGGCGACGGGCGGGCGGCCGATGACCGGGCTCATGCTGACCTACCCGGTCCACCAGGCGGCGGACATCCTCTTCTGCAAGGCCAACGTCGTCCCGGTCGGCAAGGACCAGCTGCCGCACCTCGAGCAGACCCGCGTCGTCGCGCGCCGTTTCGACGAGCGCTACGGCCGGGCCGGTGAGGGCACCACCCCGGTCTTCCCCGCCCCGGACGCCCTCCTGTCGGAGGTCCCGAACCTCCTGGGCACCGACGGTCAGAAGATGAGCAAGTCGCGCGGCAACGTCATCGAGCTACGGATGAGCGCGGACGAGACGGCGCGGGCGATCAAGAAGGCCGTGACCGACGCCGACCGGCACATCACCTACGACCCCACCGGCCGCCCCGAGGTGTCCAACCTCGTGCTGCTGGCCTCCCTGACCACCGGCCGCGATCCCGAGGCGATCGCCGAGGAGATCGGGGACGGCGGCTCCGGCACCCTCAAGCGGGTCGTCACCGAGGCGGTCAACGAGCACCTGGCCCCGGTCCGGGCCCGCCGCGCCGAGCTCGAGGCCGACCCGGCCGAGCTGCGGCGGGTGCTCGCCGAGGGCAACGCGCACGCCAACGAGGTGGCCGAGGCCACCCTCGACGAGGTCCGCGAGGCCATGCAGATGGTCTACGCCTGA
- a CDS encoding glycerate kinase, which translates to MQGPRVVVVADRSGDRLPAGTAEAVAQGWAQAAPHARVEAHALHDGGAGFAGVVAERATSTGWHVATHPVLVPDPTGREVPAAITLVSGPAGETAYLDLAQVVGRHLLDPARLADPDGLSSAGAGELLRQARGLGVRRLVVGAGPAASHDGGSGLLEVLGAGPDLEGLARVREEWAEVSLVLATTTEASLLGFHGASASLGELGVAPEITQRLETEMGRLSDRVNAVLPPPRDLLTGLPRRPERASGAGVAGGIGYALQLLGARTDTGARLLLEEFGVGERLAGALVVLVTDAYDSTTVHEGVVADTARAASELAAPTVVLAREVAVGRREGMSLGVSGSYGLRPGEDLDGLAGRVARTWTPAPRG; encoded by the coding sequence GTGCAGGGACCACGCGTCGTCGTCGTCGCCGACCGCTCCGGCGACCGGCTGCCCGCCGGCACCGCGGAGGCGGTGGCGCAGGGGTGGGCGCAGGCCGCCCCGCACGCCCGGGTCGAGGCGCACGCCCTGCACGACGGCGGCGCCGGCTTCGCCGGGGTCGTCGCCGAGCGCGCCACGTCCACCGGCTGGCACGTCGCGACCCACCCGGTGCTCGTCCCCGACCCGACCGGCCGCGAGGTGCCGGCCGCGATCACGCTCGTCTCCGGGCCGGCGGGGGAGACGGCATACCTCGACCTCGCGCAGGTCGTCGGCCGCCACCTCCTCGACCCCGCCCGTCTGGCCGACCCCGACGGGCTGAGCAGTGCCGGGGCCGGGGAGCTGCTACGCCAGGCGCGGGGCCTGGGGGTGCGGCGCCTCGTCGTGGGGGCCGGTCCGGCCGCCTCGCACGACGGCGGGAGCGGCCTGCTCGAGGTGCTCGGCGCAGGTCCCGACCTGGAGGGGCTGGCGCGGGTCCGCGAGGAGTGGGCCGAGGTCTCCCTCGTGCTCGCGACGACGACGGAGGCCTCCCTGCTCGGCTTCCACGGGGCCAGCGCGTCCCTGGGCGAGCTCGGGGTGGCGCCGGAGATCACCCAGCGGCTCGAGACCGAGATGGGTCGGCTGAGCGACCGGGTCAACGCCGTGCTGCCGCCGCCCCGTGACCTGCTCACCGGGCTGCCCCGCCGCCCTGAGCGCGCGTCGGGTGCCGGCGTCGCCGGGGGGATCGGTTATGCCCTCCAGCTCCTCGGGGCGCGCACCGACACCGGCGCGCGCCTGCTGCTGGAGGAGTTCGGGGTGGGGGAGCGGCTGGCCGGGGCCCTGGTCGTCCTCGTCACCGACGCCTACGACTCCACGACGGTGCACGAGGGCGTGGTGGCCGACACCGCGAGGGCGGCGTCCGAGCTCGCCGCTCCCACCGTCGTCCTGGCCCGCGAGGTCGCGGTGGGGCGCCGCGAGGGCATGTCGCTCGGCGTCAGCGGCTCCTACGGACTACGCCCCGGGGAGGACCTCGACGGGCTCGCCGGCCGGGTCGCCCGCACCTGGACCCCGGCCCCACGCGGGTGA
- a CDS encoding HesB/IscA family protein translates to MTETQTTKTHGVTLSDVAAGKVKSLLEQEGRDDLRLRIGVQPGGCSGLIYQLYFDERTLDGDLVADFDGVEVVVDRMSAPYLDGASIDLADTIEKQGFTIDNPNAGSSCACGDSFS, encoded by the coding sequence ATGACCGAGACCCAGACCACCAAGACCCACGGCGTCACCCTCAGCGATGTCGCGGCGGGCAAGGTCAAGAGCCTGCTCGAGCAGGAGGGCCGCGACGACCTCCGGCTGCGCATCGGCGTCCAGCCGGGCGGCTGCTCGGGCCTGATCTACCAGCTCTACTTCGACGAGCGCACCCTCGACGGCGACCTCGTCGCCGACTTCGACGGCGTCGAGGTCGTGGTGGACCGGATGAGCGCCCCCTACCTCGACGGGGCCTCCATCGACCTCGCCGACACGATCGAGAAGCAGGGCTTCACCATCGACAACCCCAACGCCGGCAGCTCCTGCGCCTGCGGGGACAGCTTCAGCTGA
- the aat gene encoding leucyl/phenylalanyl-tRNA--protein transferase, which produces MGERSELGVVPGVAGGGVAAGVVPGAAGGGVAGGGPVAGDVAGGPAEPEPTAWELTTAGAAAGEDLVGIGADLEPGTILAAYRSGLFPMGLGEGGTPPIGWWSPDPRGVLLPGDLHLSRTARRATRDLRVSVDEAFEEVVQGCADPARDGGWITPQIFSAYRELHALGWAHSVEVWRGAELVGGVYGLAIGRLFAGESMFHRAPDASKKALAGLVDVLSEDGEPWLLDVQWQTPHLRSLGVRAVDRATYLALVAARVHEDLPGRWRGIPPGATHVRPGVRVE; this is translated from the coding sequence ATGGGCGAGCGGAGCGAGCTCGGAGTCGTCCCCGGCGTAGCCGGGGGCGGCGTAGCCGCTGGAGTCGTCCCCGGCGCAGCCGGGGGCGGCGTGGCCGGGGGCGGCCCAGTCGCCGGAGACGTAGCCGGTGGTCCGGCGGAGCCTGAGCCCACCGCGTGGGAGCTCACGACGGCCGGCGCCGCTGCTGGGGAGGATCTCGTCGGCATCGGCGCGGACCTGGAGCCGGGCACGATCCTCGCCGCCTACCGCTCCGGCCTCTTCCCCATGGGCCTGGGGGAGGGCGGTACCCCGCCCATCGGCTGGTGGTCGCCCGACCCCCGCGGAGTCCTGCTGCCCGGTGACCTGCACCTCAGCCGCACGGCCCGGCGGGCGACCCGTGACCTGAGGGTCAGCGTCGACGAGGCCTTCGAGGAGGTCGTGCAGGGGTGCGCCGACCCCGCCCGGGACGGCGGATGGATCACCCCGCAGATCTTCTCCGCCTACCGCGAGCTGCACGCGCTCGGCTGGGCCCACTCGGTCGAGGTATGGCGTGGTGCCGAGCTGGTGGGCGGGGTCTACGGCCTGGCGATCGGCCGGTTGTTCGCGGGGGAGTCGATGTTCCACCGGGCCCCCGACGCCTCCAAGAAGGCGCTGGCCGGACTCGTCGACGTGCTGTCCGAGGACGGCGAGCCGTGGCTGCTGGACGTGCAGTGGCAGACCCCGCACCTGCGCTCGTTGGGGGTGCGCGCTGTGGACCGGGCCACCTACCTCGCTCTGGTGGCGGCGCGGGTCCACGAGGACCTGCCCGGCCGATGGCGCGGCATACCCCCTGGGGCCACGCACGTGCGCCCTGGTGTGAGGGTAGAGTGA
- the coxB gene encoding cytochrome c oxidase subunit II has protein sequence MPRREEAPVLSRSRSRKIGGVVAIGATAALLSGCGEAVSRGFLPEPATEVGPDIISFWNATWIAALAVGVLVWILILWSVFAYRRRREDDVPVQFRYHVPFEILYTVVPILMVAAMFGQTVPLQNAMLDTEPEPDVVVNVAGKKWSWDFNYVNEQVFVTGEQAEALTEGEEGLPETLPTLVLPVDSRVEFVLTSRDVIHSFWVVNFLQKMDMVPGRVNIFQVTTTEEGTFAGKCAELCGAYHSQMLFNVEVVSQEEYSAFIADLEESGNTGQLGPDLDYYELQPDQQGKLPEGVDN, from the coding sequence GTGCCACGGCGTGAGGAAGCACCGGTCCTGAGCCGGTCCCGGAGCCGCAAGATCGGGGGAGTCGTCGCCATCGGTGCGACCGCTGCCCTGCTCTCCGGATGCGGTGAGGCCGTGTCGCGCGGATTCCTCCCGGAGCCCGCGACCGAGGTCGGTCCGGACATCATCAGTTTCTGGAACGCCACCTGGATCGCGGCGCTGGCCGTCGGGGTCCTGGTCTGGATCCTCATCCTGTGGTCCGTCTTCGCCTACCGGCGTCGGCGCGAGGACGACGTGCCCGTGCAGTTCCGCTACCACGTGCCCTTCGAGATCCTCTACACCGTGGTGCCGATCCTCATGGTCGCCGCGATGTTCGGGCAGACCGTCCCCCTGCAGAACGCCATGCTCGACACCGAGCCCGAGCCCGACGTCGTCGTCAACGTCGCCGGCAAGAAGTGGAGCTGGGACTTCAACTACGTCAACGAGCAGGTCTTCGTCACGGGGGAGCAGGCCGAGGCGCTCACCGAGGGTGAGGAGGGCCTCCCCGAGACGCTCCCGACCCTGGTCCTGCCGGTGGACAGCCGCGTCGAGTTCGTCCTGACCTCGCGCGATGTCATCCACTCCTTCTGGGTCGTCAACTTCCTCCAGAAGATGGACATGGTCCCGGGGCGGGTCAACATCTTCCAGGTGACCACCACCGAGGAGGGCACCTTCGCCGGCAAGTGCGCCGAGCTGTGCGGTGCCTACCACTCACAGATGCTCTTCAACGTCGAGGTCGTCTCGCAGGAGGAGTACTCCGCCTTCATCGCCGACCTCGAGGAGTCGGGCAACACCGGCCAGCTGGGTCCGGACCTCGACTACTACGAGCTGCAGCCCGACCAGCAGGGCAAGCTGCCCGAGGGAGTGGACAACTGA
- the ctaD gene encoding cytochrome c oxidase subunit I: MAITTDRPDVGTRTAVPPMPERSSFVRNAVRVLTTTDHKVIGNLYFVATMGWFVIGGIMALFIRAELFVPGLQVVDNPEVFNQLFTMHGTVMLLMFATPLFAGFANALVPLQVGSPDVAFPRLNMLAFWMFFFGSLIAVGGFLTPSGAASFGWFAYQPLAGPTHSPGLGGDLWVIGLAVTGFASIFGAVNFITTIVCMRAPGMTMFRMPIFTWTVLVTSILVLVVFPVLAAALFGMAADRMFGWHIFDPEYGGALLWQHLFWFFGHPEVYIIALPFFGIISEVIPVFSRKPLFGYKTLVLATMAIAALSVSVWAHHMYATGAVLLEFFTIMTMLIAVPTGVKFFNWIGTMWKGSIKMDTPMLWAVGFLVTFLFGGLTGVILASPALDFAVTDTYFVVAHFHYVVFGTVVFAMFAGYFFWWPKLTGHMLDERLGKIQFWMLFLGFHGTFLIQHLLGVEGMPRRYADYMPEDGFTWMNQLSTVSSFLLAASMLPFFYNVWKSFKTPKVEVDDPWGWGMSLEWATSCPPPRHNFDSLPRIRSERAAFDLHHPEIGTLESAEPDKGVAEQLLGGPDTDPDGRTGTDTGGYTGQERD; this comes from the coding sequence ATGGCCATCACCACCGATCGCCCCGATGTCGGCACCCGCACCGCGGTGCCGCCCATGCCCGAGCGCAGCTCCTTCGTGCGCAACGCCGTCCGGGTGCTCACGACGACCGACCACAAGGTCATCGGCAACCTCTACTTTGTCGCGACCATGGGCTGGTTCGTCATCGGCGGCATCATGGCGCTGTTCATCCGGGCTGAGCTCTTCGTCCCCGGGCTCCAGGTCGTGGACAACCCCGAGGTCTTCAACCAGCTCTTCACCATGCACGGCACGGTGATGCTGCTGATGTTCGCCACCCCCCTGTTCGCCGGCTTCGCCAACGCGCTGGTGCCGCTCCAGGTCGGCTCGCCCGACGTCGCCTTCCCGCGGCTCAACATGCTGGCCTTCTGGATGTTCTTCTTCGGCAGCCTCATCGCCGTCGGCGGCTTCCTGACCCCCAGCGGCGCCGCGAGCTTCGGCTGGTTCGCCTACCAGCCGCTGGCCGGCCCCACGCACAGCCCCGGGCTGGGCGGCGACCTGTGGGTCATCGGCCTGGCGGTGACCGGTTTCGCCTCGATCTTCGGTGCGGTCAACTTCATCACGACCATCGTCTGCATGCGGGCGCCCGGCATGACGATGTTCCGGATGCCGATCTTCACCTGGACGGTGCTCGTCACCTCGATCCTCGTGCTCGTCGTCTTCCCCGTGCTCGCCGCGGCCCTCTTCGGGATGGCGGCCGACCGGATGTTCGGCTGGCACATCTTCGACCCCGAGTACGGCGGGGCCTTGCTCTGGCAGCACCTGTTCTGGTTCTTCGGCCACCCCGAGGTCTACATCATCGCGCTGCCGTTCTTCGGCATTATCTCCGAGGTCATCCCGGTCTTCTCCCGCAAGCCGCTCTTCGGCTACAAGACGCTGGTGCTGGCGACGATGGCGATCGCCGCGCTCTCGGTGTCGGTGTGGGCGCACCACATGTATGCCACGGGCGCCGTCCTGCTGGAGTTCTTCACCATCATGACGATGCTCATCGCCGTGCCGACCGGGGTGAAGTTCTTCAACTGGATCGGCACCATGTGGAAGGGGTCCATCAAGATGGACACCCCGATGCTCTGGGCGGTGGGCTTCCTCGTGACCTTCCTCTTCGGTGGCCTGACCGGCGTCATCCTCGCGAGCCCGGCGCTGGACTTCGCCGTCACGGACACCTACTTCGTCGTGGCCCACTTCCACTACGTCGTCTTCGGCACGGTCGTCTTCGCGATGTTCGCCGGCTACTTCTTCTGGTGGCCCAAGCTGACCGGGCACATGCTCGACGAGCGGCTGGGCAAGATCCAGTTCTGGATGCTCTTCCTCGGCTTCCACGGCACCTTCCTCATCCAGCACTTGCTGGGTGTGGAGGGGATGCCCCGGCGCTATGCCGACTACATGCCCGAGGACGGCTTCACCTGGATGAACCAGCTGTCCACCGTGTCCTCCTTCCTTCTCGCGGCCTCGATGCTGCCGTTCTTCTACAACGTGTGGAAGAGCTTCAAGACGCCGAAGGTCGAGGTCGACGACCCGTGGGGCTGGGGCATGTCGCTGGAGTGGGCCACCTCCTGCCCGCCGCCGCGGCACAACTTCGACTCCCTGCCGCGGATCCGGTCCGAGCGGGCCGCCTTCGACCTCCACCACCCGGAGATCGGCACGCTGGAGTCCGCGGAGCCCGACAAGGGGGTCGCCGAGCAGCTGCTCGGTGGCCCGGACACCGACCCCGACGGCCGCACCGGTACCGACACCGGCGGCTACACCGGACAGGAGCGTGACTGA
- a CDS encoding cytochrome c oxidase subunit 4 gives MKAEVKVFAYLVPFFALATALYAYFTDPKEWVGIIGLLLTMLFTAFIAFYLWVTGRKTDARPEDDLQGEIADLSGDYGHFAPYSWWPLWLGLSISAVALGLAVGWWLLICAVPFLLVAILGWTFEFFRGSKAI, from the coding sequence ATGAAGGCAGAGGTCAAGGTCTTCGCCTATCTGGTGCCCTTCTTCGCACTGGCGACGGCGCTGTACGCCTACTTCACCGACCCCAAGGAATGGGTCGGCATCATCGGCCTGCTCCTGACGATGCTCTTCACGGCGTTCATCGCCTTCTACCTCTGGGTGACCGGCCGCAAGACCGACGCCCGCCCGGAGGACGACCTGCAGGGCGAGATCGCCGATCTCTCCGGTGACTACGGCCACTTCGCGCCCTACTCCTGGTGGCCGCTGTGGCTGGGGCTGTCCATCTCCGCGGTGGCCCTCGGGCTGGCCGTGGGCTGGTGGCTGCTGATCTGCGCCGTGCCCTTCCTGCTCGTGGCGATCCTGGGCTGGACCTTCGAGTTCTTCCGAGGGTCCAAGGCGATCTGA
- a CDS encoding quinone oxidoreductase family protein: MRAIIVDQPGGPQALTLVNRPTPEPGPGEVLVDVATGGVNFIDVYHRTGAYPMPTPFVVGSEGAGTVRALGEDVSEVSVGDRVAWAMCPGTGYTDETVVPADRLVLVPAEVDLETAAAVMLQGLTAHYLARTTFPAAPGHTALVTAAAGGVGLLLTQLLAQAGVHVIGTVGSSEKAALAREAGAADVVLYREEDLVDRVREITDGGGVEVVYDGVGKDTFEAGIEVLARRGMMVLFGAASGPVPPVDPQLLNRSGSLFLTRPTLADYVADRAELTARADDLLHLVARGDLDVRISRRYPLAQAEQAHRDLEAGGTTGKLLLVT, encoded by the coding sequence ATGCGTGCGATCATCGTCGACCAGCCCGGAGGGCCGCAGGCCCTCACCCTCGTGAACCGTCCCACCCCCGAGCCCGGGCCGGGCGAGGTGCTCGTGGACGTGGCGACAGGCGGGGTGAACTTCATCGACGTCTACCACCGCACCGGGGCCTACCCCATGCCCACCCCCTTCGTGGTCGGCAGCGAGGGTGCGGGGACGGTGCGCGCTCTCGGCGAGGACGTCTCCGAGGTCTCTGTCGGCGACCGGGTCGCCTGGGCGATGTGTCCCGGCACGGGGTATACCGACGAGACCGTGGTCCCGGCCGACCGCCTGGTCCTCGTCCCGGCCGAGGTCGACCTCGAGACGGCGGCCGCGGTCATGCTGCAGGGGCTGACCGCCCACTACCTCGCCCGGACGACCTTCCCGGCCGCACCAGGGCACACCGCCCTCGTGACCGCGGCCGCCGGCGGCGTGGGGCTTCTGCTCACCCAGCTCCTGGCGCAGGCGGGCGTGCACGTCATCGGCACGGTCGGCTCGTCGGAGAAGGCCGCGCTCGCCCGGGAGGCCGGGGCCGCCGACGTGGTGCTGTACCGCGAGGAGGACCTGGTCGACCGGGTCCGGGAGATCACCGACGGCGGCGGGGTCGAGGTCGTCTACGACGGCGTCGGCAAGGACACCTTCGAGGCCGGGATCGAGGTGCTGGCCCGTCGGGGGATGATGGTGCTCTTCGGGGCGGCCAGCGGCCCGGTGCCGCCGGTCGACCCACAGCTGCTCAACCGCTCGGGCTCACTCTTCCTGACCCGACCCACGTTGGCCGACTACGTCGCCGACCGGGCCGAGCTGACGGCCCGTGCCGACGACCTGCTGCACCTCGTCGCGCGCGGTGATCTCGACGTCCGGATCTCCCGGCGCTACCCGCTGGCGCAGGCCGAGCAGGCGCACCGTGACCTCGAGGCGGGCGGCACGACGGGCAAGCTGCTCCTGGTGACCTGA
- the trpD gene encoding anthranilate phosphoribosyltransferase, with translation MTPGAGPTDPEVAGQSDHSWPDVLTALTRGEDLSSRTTSWVMDQVMTGSASDAQLGGFLVALRTKGETAQEMSGLSATMLEHALRFSVDGPTVDIVGTGGDRAMTVNISTMSAVVMAAAGARVVKHGNRAASSRSGSADMLEALGVRLDLSPERVKEVALQAGITFCFALTFHPSMRYAGAVRRELGIGTAFNFLGPLTNPAQPRYAAVGCADARMAPLMAEVFAARGTEAVVFRGDDGLDEITTATTSRLWWADAEGHVQEHVLDPRRLDLPLHPLESLRGQDAEHNAEVARRLFAGERGAVRDAVLLNAGTALALVEAGETSAHPRTGDQLHDTIRSGMQRAASALDDGAATRVLERWVAATGGAAPR, from the coding sequence GTGACCCCGGGCGCCGGCCCGACGGATCCGGAGGTCGCTGGGCAGTCCGACCACAGCTGGCCGGATGTCCTCACGGCGCTGACCCGGGGCGAGGACCTCTCCAGCCGCACGACGTCATGGGTCATGGACCAGGTGATGACCGGTTCGGCCAGCGATGCGCAGCTGGGCGGCTTCCTCGTCGCGCTGCGCACCAAGGGTGAGACCGCTCAGGAGATGTCCGGCCTCTCGGCGACCATGCTGGAGCACGCCCTGCGGTTCTCCGTGGACGGACCGACCGTCGACATCGTCGGCACCGGTGGCGACCGGGCCATGACGGTCAACATCTCGACCATGTCGGCCGTGGTCATGGCCGCGGCTGGCGCGCGGGTGGTCAAGCACGGCAACCGCGCGGCGTCCAGCCGGTCGGGGTCCGCCGACATGCTCGAGGCGCTCGGCGTGCGCCTCGACCTCTCCCCCGAGCGGGTGAAGGAGGTCGCGCTGCAGGCCGGGATCACCTTCTGCTTCGCCCTGACCTTCCACCCCTCGATGCGGTATGCCGGAGCGGTCCGTCGCGAGCTGGGGATCGGCACCGCCTTCAACTTCCTCGGCCCGTTGACCAACCCCGCGCAGCCCCGCTACGCCGCGGTGGGCTGCGCGGACGCCCGGATGGCTCCCCTGATGGCCGAGGTCTTCGCGGCCCGGGGCACCGAGGCGGTCGTCTTCCGCGGTGATGACGGGCTCGATGAGATCACGACGGCGACGACCAGCCGGCTGTGGTGGGCCGACGCCGAAGGGCACGTCCAGGAGCACGTGCTGGACCCCCGCCGGCTGGACCTCCCCCTGCACCCGCTGGAGTCCCTGCGGGGGCAGGACGCCGAGCACAACGCCGAGGTCGCGCGACGACTCTTCGCCGGTGAGCGCGGCGCCGTGCGGGACGCCGTGCTGCTCAACGCCGGGACGGCGCTCGCGCTCGTGGAGGCGGGCGAGACCTCCGCGCACCCGCGCACCGGGGATCAGCTGCACGACACGATCCGCAGCGGTATGCAGCGGGCTGCCTCAGCCCTGGACGACGGCGCCGCCACGCGCGTCCTCGAGCGGTGGGTCGCCGCGACCGGTGGAGCCGCCCCGCGATAA
- a CDS encoding response regulator transcription factor: MSTPAVPSASTGATTTSVSVLLYSNDRSVRDAVRVGVGDRPADDVVITRWMECATPEVTLLEAQSGAYDLLILDGESQPYGGMGVCRQLKNELFDCPPVLVLTGRPGDGWLATWSQADAVLSRPLDEARLTAAVADLARR, translated from the coding sequence ATGAGCACTCCTGCGGTTCCCTCCGCCTCCACCGGCGCCACCACCACCTCCGTCTCGGTCCTGCTCTACAGCAACGACCGCAGCGTGCGGGACGCCGTCCGGGTGGGGGTCGGCGATCGGCCGGCCGACGACGTGGTCATCACCCGGTGGATGGAGTGCGCCACCCCCGAGGTCACGCTCCTGGAGGCCCAGAGCGGTGCCTACGACCTGTTGATCCTGGACGGCGAGTCCCAGCCCTACGGCGGGATGGGCGTCTGCCGGCAGCTCAAGAACGAGCTCTTCGACTGCCCGCCCGTCCTCGTGCTCACCGGGCGCCCCGGCGACGGCTGGCTCGCGACCTGGTCGCAGGCCGACGCCGTGCTCTCCCGGCCGCTGGACGAGGCACGCCTCACCGCGGCCGTCGCGGACCTGGCTCGCCGGTGA
- a CDS encoding cytochrome c oxidase subunit 3, translating to MVAVGTMVWLGSEIMFFAGLFAMYFTIRSVAADLWAERTEYLDVTFASINTMILVVSSVWCQFGVWKAERGIPHRTGSIFHIGNPLGETGWGMREWYTLTYLFGATFIAGQVWEYATLTMEGLTPTADPYGSVFFITTGFHGLHVTGGLIAFLLIIGRSFTAKRYTHAQATGAVVTSYYWHFVDVVWIALFAVIYLVR from the coding sequence ATGGTGGCGGTCGGCACCATGGTGTGGCTGGGCAGCGAGATCATGTTCTTCGCGGGGCTGTTCGCGATGTACTTCACGATCCGTTCGGTCGCGGCCGACCTGTGGGCCGAGCGCACCGAGTACCTCGACGTGACCTTCGCCTCCATCAACACCATGATCCTGGTCGTCTCCTCGGTGTGGTGCCAGTTCGGGGTGTGGAAGGCAGAGCGGGGCATCCCGCACCGCACCGGCAGCATCTTCCACATCGGCAACCCGCTGGGGGAGACCGGCTGGGGCATGCGCGAGTGGTACACCCTCACCTACCTCTTCGGAGCCACCTTCATCGCCGGTCAGGTGTGGGAGTACGCCACCCTGACCATGGAGGGCCTGACTCCGACCGCCGACCCCTACGGCTCGGTGTTCTTCATCACCACAGGCTTCCACGGGCTGCACGTGACCGGCGGGCTCATCGCCTTCCTGCTCATCATCGGCCGCAGTTTCACCGCCAAGCGCTACACCCACGCGCAGGCGACCGGTGCCGTGGTCACGTCCTACTACTGGCACTTCGTCGATGTCGTCTGGATCGCCCTCTTCGCGGTGATCTACCTCGTGCGGTGA
- a CDS encoding c-type cytochrome — MSFLAARRRSPLALLVLLFLGLAFTGTAYAALQTGAAPGTSAEEASPEQLEEGRQLFLANCASCHGTNAGGNGSDGPSLHGVGAAAVDFQVATGRMPLPAPGVQAERNISQVQFSAEQIEALAVYIDSLAPGPDVPEARWLDPSQGDPANGGAVYRTNCAMCHNSSGTGGALTRGKYAPTLMGVDEQHIYEAMLTGPQSMPVFNDQNITPEEKRDVIAFLKSVEDGANDQGGHTLGSLGPAGDALFAWTIGILAFIGAAVWLGRKAA; from the coding sequence GTGAGTTTCCTCGCCGCCCGTCGCCGTAGCCCACTCGCGCTGCTGGTGCTGCTGTTCCTCGGCCTCGCCTTCACCGGCACCGCGTATGCCGCGCTGCAGACGGGCGCCGCCCCGGGCACGTCCGCGGAGGAGGCCTCGCCCGAGCAGCTCGAGGAAGGACGCCAGCTCTTCCTTGCCAACTGTGCCTCGTGCCACGGCACCAACGCCGGGGGCAACGGCAGCGACGGTCCCTCGCTGCACGGCGTGGGCGCTGCCGCGGTCGACTTCCAGGTCGCCACGGGTCGTATGCCGCTCCCGGCGCCGGGGGTCCAGGCCGAGCGCAACATCTCTCAGGTCCAGTTCAGCGCCGAGCAGATCGAGGCCCTCGCGGTCTACATCGACTCCCTGGCACCGGGCCCGGACGTGCCGGAGGCGCGGTGGCTGGACCCCTCGCAGGGCGACCCCGCCAACGGCGGTGCCGTCTACCGCACCAACTGCGCGATGTGCCACAACTCCTCGGGCACCGGAGGTGCCCTCACCCGTGGCAAGTACGCCCCCACCCTCATGGGCGTGGACGAGCAGCACATCTACGAAGCCATGCTCACCGGCCCGCAGTCGATGCCGGTCTTCAACGACCAGAACATCACGCCCGAGGAGAAGCGCGACGTCATCGCCTTCCTCAAGAGCGTGGAGGACGGCGCCAACGACCAGGGCGGTCACACGCTCGGGAGCCTCGGCCCGGCCGGGGACGCGCTCTTCGCCTGGACCATCGGGATCCTCGCGTTCATCGGCGCTGCCGTGTGGCTCGGACGAAAGGCGGCCTGA